The Plasmodium cynomolgi strain B DNA, scaffold: 0545, whole genome shotgun sequence genome contains the following window.
ACACTATTCAAATGTTACTACAGTTTTGTTGCACGCTTTGGATAAACACATTAAGGATTAGAGCAAACGTCTCTATCCTTTCGTTGCACTGTAATTTAGCAATCATTTTTCTATCCCTCCCAATTccattatttccattttttattaaaaatagataCTCGAACTATTTGAGTATTTTTCTACCCCTCCCACGTATTATCTCCAAAGAATTTCATGTTAAAAACGTCTACTTAGTAGTAAGAGTCTTGATCaggataataatttaaatataatccaTCCGTTTCAGAATCTAATAACGTTTCCTCTGAATCATACATTCCTAACCCTTTTTCATACTCTTCGTAGTAATTATgctcaaataattttttttttgttttcttttgcgAGAAATTGGTTCTAATCGAGAGGActaacacaaaaatgaaaagtgaAACGTGTGAAAATGTATTTACTTTGTAACTATGcagttaaaagaaaattaaattatatacacTAATATACACGGTTCTCATTTCTTAAAATAGAATATGTTGTTACCATGTTGTAatagagaaggaagaaaattgtcCCAAGGACTCCTACAGCCATGGTACTATTACGAATAAAGTTTGAGTCCACCTTATTAGATACACTTTCCAAAGTACTAGGAACACCTTCCAGGAATTCATGTCCTGTATCGCTACTAATGCCTGAATTGTAAGTTGTTCCAGCATTAACAGCGTGCTCAGGACTATCTATTAGTGAAATACCCAATGTTTCAGGTTGCAAAGCGCCCGGCTCGCCACGTACTGTCTGTTCACCTCTTCCTGATACAGCTTCATCTTTTAAGCGTTGTTCAGCTTCTGTCGCCGGTTCTTCAACTTTTTTATGGTTTTGCTCTTCCTGTTTTGCCCTTTCCTCTTCCTGTGCCGATGCATCTGTGCCCGCTTTTTTCTTATCTATTTCTTGAAGttgcttttttaattcatctaCTAATTTCTCAGTATCGTACTTATCATCACATTTAATAGGTAGAATACAGTGTGAATATAATTGTCCATTATAACAACAATCATCATATTTTCTTACATATATATCATCAATATACGTAACAtatttcacatatttttggcACTCATCTCTATCAGAATCCTTGCATTTAAtgctttcaaaattttcaaaataa
Protein-coding sequences here:
- a CDS encoding CYIR protein (putative;~vir-type antigen), with translation MPLSEENNWEKRLPNLPAYQKYKKLDEVDIKSYNNDKCDKLANSDEGDKKLCKQILKNLSILKDKQDKEQKDGCFYFQYWFHEQIRGKYYNGNVRNSKYSIANKLFNLVEKDISSYDINQACNGYIMGTPVIWKEEKDLHDYFENFESIKCKDSDRDECQKYVKYVTYIDDIYVRKYDDCCYNGQLYSHCILPIKCDDKYDTEKLVDELKKQLQEIDKKKAGTDASAQEEERAKQEEQNHKKVEEPATEAEQRLKDEAVSGRGEQTVRGEPGALQPETLGISLIDSPEHAVNAGTTYNSGISSDTGHEFLEGVPSTLESVSNKVDSNFIRNSTMAVGVLGTIFFLLYYNMVTTYSILRNENRVY